Proteins co-encoded in one Corynebacterium lujinxingii genomic window:
- a CDS encoding ABC transporter ATP-binding protein, whose protein sequence is MDLIRLTARFGKPYVGQFALVIALQLVTTLATLYLPDLNADIINNGVAQADVPYIWHVGRTMLLVALVQIAAAIAAVWFASKVAMNTGRDIRAAVYDRVSAYDSEDMAHFGTATLVTRGTNDVQQVQMTFLLFMNFMVAAPIMAVGGIIMALRQDAGMSWLVAVAVIILAVVVAIIAAILMPLFKRMQQKLDAINGLLREQIAGIRVVRAFGREDYEAERFTEANDDITRLSLNIGRVFVTMFPVIMLILNLATAAVLWFGGHRVDEGLVEVGSLTAFMQYLMQILMAVMMGVFMLMMLPRAIVCADRIDEVLAHEAVEAGGVGSSASEGVVRFDDVSYTYPGAEKPVLEHISFEARPGTTTAIIGATGSGKSTLVGLLPRLYSPASGQVLIDDAPITDFARTDLVRAVAMVPQKPWLFSGTVASNLRMGNPDATDEQLWAALRTAQAGFVEDLDMPISQGGTNVSGGQRQRLCIARMLVADPKVYVFDDSFSALDATTEAKLNAAMRETGSDKTVIVVAQKVASIRHADQILVMEAGRIVAKGTHAELLETSETYREIEHSQAEVDA, encoded by the coding sequence GTGGATCTCATCCGTCTTACCGCGCGCTTCGGCAAACCCTACGTCGGCCAATTCGCATTGGTCATCGCGTTACAGCTGGTCACTACCCTGGCCACGCTGTATTTGCCGGACTTGAACGCGGACATCATTAACAACGGCGTCGCGCAAGCGGACGTGCCATACATCTGGCACGTGGGCCGCACAATGCTGCTAGTGGCGCTGGTCCAGATCGCGGCGGCAATCGCGGCAGTGTGGTTCGCGTCCAAGGTGGCGATGAACACCGGCCGCGACATCCGCGCTGCGGTGTACGACCGCGTCTCCGCCTACGACAGCGAGGACATGGCGCACTTCGGCACCGCCACCCTGGTCACCCGCGGCACTAACGACGTCCAGCAGGTGCAGATGACGTTCCTGCTGTTCATGAACTTCATGGTGGCAGCCCCGATCATGGCGGTCGGCGGCATCATCATGGCGCTGCGCCAGGATGCTGGCATGTCCTGGCTGGTAGCGGTCGCGGTGATCATTCTGGCGGTGGTGGTCGCCATCATCGCCGCGATCCTCATGCCGCTGTTCAAGCGCATGCAACAGAAACTCGACGCCATCAACGGCCTGCTGCGCGAGCAGATCGCGGGCATCCGCGTGGTCCGCGCCTTCGGCCGCGAAGACTACGAGGCCGAGCGGTTCACCGAAGCCAACGACGACATCACGAGGCTGAGCCTGAACATCGGCCGGGTGTTTGTCACCATGTTCCCGGTCATCATGCTCATCCTGAACCTGGCCACGGCGGCGGTGCTGTGGTTCGGTGGCCACCGCGTGGACGAGGGCCTGGTGGAGGTCGGCTCGCTCACCGCGTTCATGCAGTACCTCATGCAGATCCTCATGGCGGTGATGATGGGTGTGTTCATGCTCATGATGCTGCCGCGCGCGATCGTGTGCGCGGACCGCATTGACGAGGTGCTCGCGCATGAGGCGGTGGAGGCCGGGGGCGTGGGGTCGTCGGCAAGCGAGGGCGTCGTGCGTTTCGACGACGTCTCCTACACCTACCCCGGCGCCGAGAAACCCGTGCTCGAGCACATCTCGTTCGAGGCGCGGCCGGGCACGACCACCGCGATCATCGGGGCGACCGGCTCCGGCAAGTCCACGCTCGTGGGCCTTCTGCCGCGGCTGTACTCCCCCGCCTCGGGACAGGTGCTTATCGACGACGCCCCGATCACCGACTTCGCCCGCACCGACCTCGTACGCGCGGTAGCGATGGTGCCGCAGAAGCCGTGGCTGTTCTCCGGCACGGTGGCGTCTAACCTGCGCATGGGCAACCCGGACGCGACCGACGAGCAGTTGTGGGCGGCGCTGCGGACCGCGCAGGCGGGGTTTGTCGAGGACTTGGACATGCCGATTTCCCAAGGTGGCACGAACGTTTCGGGCGGCCAGCGCCAACGTTTGTGCATCGCGCGGATGCTGGTGGCGGATCCGAAAGTGTACGTCTTCGACGACTCTTTCAGTGCGCTGGATGCGACCACGGAAGCCAAGCTCAACGCCGCGATGCGCGAAACCGGAAGCGACAAGACCGTGATCGTGGTGGCGCAAAAGGTGGCCTCGATCCGGCACGCGGACCAGATTTTGGTGATGGAGGCGGGACGGATCGTCGCAAAGGGCACGCACGCAGAACTGCTGGAAACGTCCGAGACGTACCGCGAGATTGAACACAGCCAGGCGGAGGTGGACGCATGA
- a CDS encoding substrate-binding domain-containing protein produces MRKAIIAAVAAATALSLSACSNSQDADNNADGEAITVTGSSTVEPITRYIANRYDFDAQIEGIGSTDGFDKFCAGEADINDASVAIPGSESAVDYQAKCADGGVDFFELPVGLDAITIVKHTDNDWATDLTVEQLHDIWSKESTVTKWSDIDPSWPDEEINLYGRPDGSGTLGVFEELVLGSDTIRDDYQSSDDIQELSSWVADDVNGLSFMGIGNYLATEGEVRNKIDNVLVDGVTPTADETKNGNYPLSRPLFIYVNAESAKKDNVDEFVTTYLDNAEAVMPRVYFYQLPEEVYGATKQRYADGTTGIDEQWHS; encoded by the coding sequence ATGCGTAAGGCAATCATCGCCGCAGTTGCGGCCGCAACCGCGCTGTCGCTTTCCGCCTGCTCGAACTCGCAGGATGCCGACAACAACGCCGACGGCGAGGCGATCACCGTCACCGGTTCGTCCACCGTGGAGCCAATTACCCGCTACATAGCTAACCGCTACGACTTCGACGCGCAGATCGAGGGTATCGGTTCGACCGACGGTTTTGACAAATTCTGTGCGGGTGAAGCCGACATCAACGACGCATCTGTGGCCATCCCGGGCAGCGAATCTGCGGTGGACTACCAGGCGAAGTGCGCAGACGGTGGCGTCGACTTCTTCGAACTACCGGTCGGGCTGGACGCCATCACCATCGTCAAACACACCGACAACGACTGGGCCACGGACCTGACCGTTGAGCAGCTGCACGACATTTGGTCGAAGGAATCCACCGTGACCAAGTGGTCGGACATCGACCCGTCATGGCCAGACGAGGAGATCAACCTCTACGGCCGTCCGGACGGCTCCGGCACCCTTGGTGTATTCGAGGAACTGGTGCTTGGTAGCGACACCATCCGCGACGACTACCAATCCAGCGACGATATCCAGGAACTGTCCTCCTGGGTGGCCGACGACGTCAACGGGCTGAGCTTCATGGGTATCGGTAACTACCTCGCTACCGAGGGTGAAGTGCGCAATAAGATCGACAACGTGCTGGTCGATGGCGTCACACCGACCGCCGACGAGACCAAAAACGGCAACTACCCGTTGTCTCGCCCGCTGTTCATTTACGTCAACGCGGAGTCGGCGAAGAAGGACAACGTCGACGAGTTCGTCACCACCTACCTGGACAACGCCGAAGCAGTCATGCCGCGCGTGTACTTCTACCAGCTGCCGGAGGAGGTCTACGGTGCCACCAAACAGCGTTACGCTGACGGCACCACGGGCATCGACGAGCAGTGGCACTCGTGA
- a CDS encoding sensor histidine kinase encodes MNPTWRRATVLALIAILTALSVFDWVTVQSPYGSVGTAAGATLIAVCGACCAAHGVRPVTAVAGIAACASFALCLNALSVPLYWEPALAFGAVITTSRVPRRDRTWLIVWLLAIPTVALFTHSMFAPDWPGSQSAGRAATVAARAVALSWVFLGFFFLLGAQLRNRREKISELEQQVEFAHVRERTQIAREMHDIVAHTLAGITALADGARYASKHNPEVARGALETISAESRTALSQMRGLLSVLRDDDAAAPTGAAPGRRDFTALFNEARARGLNLSVAGFDELPEDVPPLTLFTLYRVCQEAITNMLRHASAPEGALTFSADAKSVRVEAVNAAPKSKHGPNGFGLVGIRERVAAHGGRVNVTDDGGKFVLTAEVPR; translated from the coding sequence TTGAACCCGACTTGGCGGCGGGCGACGGTGCTCGCGCTCATCGCAATCCTGACTGCGCTTTCCGTGTTCGACTGGGTCACGGTGCAGTCCCCGTACGGCTCAGTCGGCACTGCAGCCGGCGCCACGCTCATCGCCGTGTGTGGCGCCTGCTGCGCGGCGCACGGCGTCCGCCCCGTCACAGCTGTCGCCGGGATCGCCGCGTGCGCCAGCTTTGCACTGTGCCTCAATGCGCTGAGCGTCCCCCTCTACTGGGAGCCAGCGCTCGCCTTCGGCGCGGTCATCACCACCTCCCGGGTGCCCCGGCGCGACCGCACCTGGCTGATCGTCTGGCTCCTCGCGATACCCACCGTCGCGCTTTTCACCCACAGCATGTTCGCGCCGGACTGGCCGGGCAGTCAGTCGGCGGGGCGTGCCGCCACCGTCGCGGCCCGCGCGGTGGCACTGTCATGGGTCTTCCTCGGCTTCTTTTTCCTTCTCGGTGCTCAGCTTCGCAACCGGCGGGAAAAGATCTCGGAGCTGGAGCAGCAGGTCGAATTCGCTCACGTCCGCGAGCGCACCCAGATCGCGCGAGAGATGCACGACATCGTCGCCCACACGCTCGCCGGGATCACCGCCCTGGCGGACGGCGCGCGATACGCATCCAAACACAACCCAGAGGTGGCCAGGGGCGCCCTTGAAACAATCAGCGCCGAATCACGTACCGCGCTGTCGCAGATGCGCGGGCTGCTCAGCGTGTTACGCGACGACGACGCCGCAGCACCCACCGGTGCTGCCCCGGGCCGACGTGACTTCACCGCTCTGTTCAACGAAGCCCGCGCCCGTGGCCTCAACTTAAGCGTCGCGGGCTTCGACGAGCTCCCAGAGGATGTGCCGCCACTCACGCTCTTCACCCTCTACCGTGTCTGCCAGGAGGCCATCACAAACATGCTGCGACACGCGTCCGCACCGGAAGGTGCGCTCACCTTTTCCGCCGACGCGAAGTCGGTGCGTGTGGAGGCGGTAAACGCTGCGCCGAAAAGCAAGCACGGCCCCAACGGTTTCGGGCTGGTGGGCATCCGCGAGCGCGTCGCGGCGCATGGCGGGCGCGTGAACGTGACCGACGACGGTGGCAAGTTCGTCCTGACCGCGGAGGTGCCGCGATGA
- a CDS encoding ATP-binding cassette domain-containing protein, whose protein sequence is MIEVHNLTKRYSSSTAVNALSFTAPDGAVTGFLGPNGSGKSTTMRMIVGLETPNEGEALIDGSAFRSLDQPARVVGALLNPEWIAPHMTGRGHLKMVADYAGVPESRADEALEAFGLAEAAKREVKDYSLGMRQRLGVASALIADPTNVILDEPVNGLDPQGVAWMRGRIREMAAEGRAVVVSSHLMSEMQLTADRLVVINRGRLAGEGPLEDFLGSNRVEATCSDPARLAEAVGGQVIGDSVVVDDASARDVGEAAQGAGVTVYSLQESRRSLEEVFLESTK, encoded by the coding sequence ATGATCGAAGTTCACAACCTGACCAAACGATATTCAAGCTCCACCGCCGTAAACGCGCTGTCGTTCACGGCGCCGGACGGTGCCGTCACCGGTTTCTTGGGCCCGAACGGCTCCGGCAAGTCCACGACCATGCGCATGATCGTCGGACTAGAAACCCCAAACGAGGGCGAGGCGCTTATCGACGGCTCCGCTTTCCGATCCCTCGACCAACCCGCACGCGTCGTCGGGGCGCTGCTCAACCCGGAATGGATCGCCCCGCACATGACTGGGCGCGGCCACCTGAAGATGGTCGCTGACTACGCCGGCGTGCCGGAATCCCGCGCCGACGAGGCGCTCGAGGCGTTCGGGCTCGCGGAGGCGGCAAAACGGGAAGTGAAAGACTACTCCCTCGGCATGCGCCAGCGCCTCGGCGTGGCCAGCGCGCTGATCGCGGACCCAACCAACGTCATCCTGGACGAGCCGGTCAACGGCCTCGACCCGCAGGGCGTGGCCTGGATGCGAGGGCGCATCCGCGAGATGGCCGCCGAGGGCCGTGCGGTAGTCGTCTCTTCGCACCTGATGAGCGAGATGCAGCTCACCGCGGACCGCCTCGTGGTGATCAACCGCGGCCGCCTCGCCGGCGAGGGCCCGCTCGAGGACTTCCTGGGCTCCAACCGGGTTGAGGCGACCTGCAGCGACCCGGCGCGGCTGGCCGAGGCCGTCGGCGGCCAGGTCATTGGCGACTCCGTTGTCGTCGACGACGCCTCCGCCCGCGACGTCGGCGAGGCCGCCCAGGGCGCCGGGGTGACGGTTTACTCCCTCCAGGAATCCCGCCGCAGCCTCGAAGAAGTGTTCCTGGAATCGACGAAATAG
- a CDS encoding response regulator produces MISVALVDDQPLVRAGFSMLVTSQDDMDVVWQAGDGAGVAGQPAADIVLMDIQMPGTDGIEACRALLTEHPDTRVIMLTTFDERDLVLGALDAGASGFLLKDADPDELLDALRTVNGGDAVLAPKVTRHVIGAAQAPEQREAARNEAMLERLTPREVEVLRLVALGYSNEEIAEAETLSPATVKTHVHRILFKTESRDRVHAVLFAFRAGLVGTGELLGH; encoded by the coding sequence ATGATCAGCGTCGCGCTTGTGGACGACCAGCCGCTCGTGCGCGCCGGCTTCTCGATGCTCGTCACCTCCCAGGACGATATGGACGTGGTCTGGCAGGCGGGCGACGGCGCAGGGGTGGCCGGGCAGCCGGCGGCGGACATTGTGCTCATGGACATCCAGATGCCCGGCACGGACGGCATCGAGGCCTGCCGCGCGTTGCTCACCGAGCACCCGGACACCCGCGTGATCATGCTGACCACCTTTGACGAGCGCGACCTCGTCCTCGGCGCGCTCGACGCCGGGGCCTCCGGGTTCCTGCTCAAAGACGCCGACCCTGACGAGCTGCTCGACGCGCTGCGCACCGTCAACGGCGGCGACGCGGTGCTCGCGCCGAAGGTGACGCGCCACGTCATCGGCGCCGCGCAAGCCCCCGAGCAGCGGGAGGCGGCACGCAATGAGGCGATGCTCGAGCGCCTCACCCCGCGCGAGGTGGAGGTCCTTCGCTTGGTGGCGCTCGGCTACTCAAACGAGGAGATCGCCGAGGCCGAAACACTCTCCCCCGCGACGGTGAAGACACACGTGCACCGCATTCTGTTCAAGACCGAGTCCCGCGACCGTGTCCACGCCGTCCTCTTCGCGTTCCGCGCGGGCCTGGTGGGCACCGGCGAGTTGCTGGGCCACTAG
- a CDS encoding Na/Pi symporter, protein MKEQDTSRDDENKNLEDLDVDDDNEHKDPLGFLPFEGTAKQVANWIAVALGVWILLNGVGMIGDGFKMVAGDRAEELFSFAENPFVGLAIGVVATAIIQSSSTTTSIVVGMIAGGLPLNIAVPMLFGANMGTSVTSTLVALGLAGNKRQFKNGFSMATVHDFFNLIAILIFFPLEIFTGFLSRTASAIAPSLSGQGEGVVAGAFEKVGDFLDLITEPLVGLASSLVEPLGDMWGGILLSVIGIGLILLSIQFIGNLLNALLVGKAQEILYAALGKNSFVGLLSGALITTLVQSSSTTTALTVPLAASGKFEVRTLFPFVVGANIGTTMTGLIAAFAASGADAEAAMAGALVHTLFNVCSAIVILGLPFLRKLPPAGSDWLAGLAVKNKLFVFLWIGGVFFAIPILAVFISNALS, encoded by the coding sequence GTGAAAGAACAAGACACAAGCCGTGACGACGAGAACAAGAACCTCGAGGACCTCGACGTCGACGATGACAACGAACACAAAGACCCCCTCGGGTTCCTCCCGTTTGAGGGCACAGCGAAACAGGTCGCGAACTGGATCGCCGTAGCACTCGGCGTCTGGATCCTGCTCAACGGTGTGGGCATGATCGGCGACGGCTTCAAGATGGTCGCCGGCGACCGCGCCGAGGAGCTCTTCTCCTTTGCCGAGAACCCGTTCGTGGGACTGGCTATCGGTGTGGTCGCGACAGCGATCATCCAGTCCTCGTCCACCACCACCTCCATCGTGGTGGGCATGATCGCCGGCGGTCTGCCGCTGAACATCGCCGTGCCGATGCTCTTCGGCGCCAACATGGGAACCTCGGTGACCTCCACCCTGGTGGCCCTCGGGCTGGCCGGCAACAAGCGCCAGTTCAAGAACGGTTTCTCGATGGCGACCGTGCACGACTTCTTCAACCTCATCGCCATCCTCATCTTCTTCCCGCTCGAGATCTTCACTGGCTTCTTGTCGCGCACGGCGTCGGCCATCGCGCCGTCGCTGTCCGGCCAGGGTGAAGGTGTCGTCGCCGGCGCGTTCGAGAAGGTCGGCGACTTCCTCGACCTCATCACCGAGCCGCTCGTTGGCCTTGCCAGCAGCTTGGTTGAACCGCTCGGCGACATGTGGGGCGGCATCCTGCTGTCCGTCATCGGCATCGGCCTGATCCTGCTGTCCATCCAGTTCATCGGCAATCTGCTCAACGCTCTGCTTGTGGGCAAGGCGCAGGAGATCCTCTACGCCGCGCTGGGCAAGAACTCGTTTGTGGGCTTGCTCTCCGGTGCGCTCATCACCACCCTGGTGCAGTCGTCGTCGACCACCACCGCGCTGACGGTGCCGCTGGCCGCGTCCGGCAAGTTCGAGGTCCGCACGCTGTTCCCGTTCGTGGTCGGCGCGAACATCGGTACAACTATGACCGGTCTCATCGCCGCATTCGCCGCTTCCGGTGCCGACGCCGAAGCCGCGATGGCCGGTGCGCTGGTGCACACCCTGTTCAACGTGTGCTCCGCAATCGTGATCCTCGGCCTGCCGTTCCTGCGCAAGCTGCCGCCGGCCGGCTCCGACTGGCTCGCCGGTCTCGCCGTGAAGAACAAGCTGTTTGTATTCCTCTGGATCGGCGGCGTGTTCTTCGCCATCCCGATCCTCGCCGTTTTCATCTCCAACGCGCTGTCCTAA
- a CDS encoding DUF418 domain-containing protein produces MTATGTTTHTSERTAVRQRFVAPDLARGFALVGIAMANMVTDWDPAEGVDHAAGLGGYNGDGTLLEKLLVFFETVFVHVRGLPMFATLLGVGVGMIFASLERRGYPLRARRMVLARRYGFLFLFGLVHKTLFFTNDIMTAYGIAALILCLFIGWSDRALYALAGAAFALNAILRAPGVFAAFSSAAEPVDGSPARIVDLGERIAAGLANFWVYPAMGVIEMLAFFPLVVVGFVWGRRGVFGNVNGNSRMLRGWAILAAVVIVAVGIPWGCAEIGALGPGWATGLNAANELVGMLTGPGILAAISLACRPLQSRINASGSLPHLAQPLVALGKRSMSGYLAQTILFTLTTQPAFWWVTRDAKIAGKLGWALIMWLATVAGAWALERAGRPGPFEWLHRRLSYGKNGLPEHYNG; encoded by the coding sequence GTGACCGCGACAGGGACCACAACACACACCAGTGAGCGCACTGCGGTCCGCCAGCGGTTCGTGGCCCCCGACCTCGCCCGCGGGTTCGCTCTCGTCGGCATCGCGATGGCCAACATGGTCACTGACTGGGACCCTGCTGAGGGCGTCGACCACGCGGCGGGCCTCGGCGGCTACAACGGCGACGGCACCTTGTTGGAGAAGCTGCTCGTCTTCTTCGAGACGGTCTTCGTGCACGTGCGCGGCTTGCCCATGTTTGCCACCCTGCTCGGTGTTGGCGTCGGCATGATCTTTGCCAGTCTCGAGCGGCGCGGCTACCCGCTGCGCGCCCGGCGCATGGTGCTCGCGCGCCGCTATGGGTTCCTGTTCCTGTTCGGCCTAGTGCACAAGACGCTGTTTTTCACCAACGACATCATGACCGCGTACGGCATCGCGGCGCTTATCCTGTGCCTGTTCATCGGGTGGAGCGACCGAGCACTCTACGCGCTCGCAGGTGCAGCGTTCGCCCTGAACGCGATACTTCGTGCTCCTGGTGTATTCGCCGCGTTTTCGTCGGCAGCGGAACCGGTAGACGGCAGCCCCGCGCGCATCGTTGACCTCGGCGAGCGCATAGCCGCCGGCCTGGCCAACTTCTGGGTGTACCCGGCAATGGGCGTAATCGAGATGCTCGCCTTCTTCCCGCTTGTCGTGGTCGGGTTTGTATGGGGCCGGCGTGGCGTCTTCGGCAACGTAAACGGAAATTCCCGGATGCTCCGCGGGTGGGCGATTCTTGCAGCCGTAGTTATCGTGGCCGTCGGCATCCCGTGGGGCTGCGCGGAAATCGGCGCACTCGGACCTGGGTGGGCTACAGGGCTCAATGCCGCCAACGAGCTCGTCGGCATGCTCACCGGCCCCGGCATCCTCGCTGCCATCTCCCTCGCGTGCCGGCCGTTGCAATCGCGTATCAACGCCTCCGGCTCCCTCCCGCACCTAGCCCAACCCCTCGTGGCGCTGGGGAAACGTTCCATGAGCGGCTATCTTGCGCAAACGATTCTCTTCACCCTGACAACCCAGCCCGCGTTCTGGTGGGTAACTCGCGACGCGAAGATCGCCGGCAAACTCGGCTGGGCGCTGATTATGTGGCTGGCCACGGTAGCTGGTGCGTGGGCACTTGAGCGGGCTGGCAGGCCGGGGCCGTTCGAATGGCTGCACCGTCGCCTGTCGTACGGCAAAAACGGCCTCCCTGAGCACTACAACGGTTAG
- a CDS encoding ABC transporter ATP-binding protein: protein MSEMTDEQLADYEEKMAGDDYSSSAPRKAKQFWPSAKRLLGLLAPYKMALTAVFIMNAASVFLAVYAPRVMGRAMDVIFSGVMSKQMPPGMTKEQAVEGLRAAGEDRFADMAAAMDLRPGSGIDFDRLRALIVTVLVLYLAASLLMWAQGAILNRLTMRTVFNLRERVEAKINRLPLSYFDTRQRGDVMSRTTNDVDNVQQALQQSLSSLFNAVLTVVGIIVMMFAISWQLALVALVSIPLTGLVMGLVGTRSQKQFTTQWKATGDVNGHVEESFSGHDVAVIFGRTDELRRQFDERNEELAGAAQKAQFLANSMHPIMQFISYLSYVAIAVLGGVKVASGKLTLGGATAFIQYSRQFNQPLGEIAGMMQMLQSGVASAERVFELLDAEEEPAESATVQFHDRVDGLVEFHDVSFDYATERSDTPPLIQHLNLRVEPGQTAAIVGPTGAGKTTLVNLIMRFYDVDSGSITLDGTDIRDVAREDLRDHIGMVLQDAVLFKGTIMDNIRYGRLDATDEEVIAAAKATYVDRFVRTLPDGYDTEVDQDGGSVSAGERQLITIARAFLAAPSLLILDEATSSVDTRTEVLVQQAMNALRSNRTSIVIAHRLSTIRGADVILVMENGTIVEQGSHEELVAKQGAYWTLHQSQFA, encoded by the coding sequence ATGAGCGAGATGACCGACGAGCAACTCGCCGACTACGAAGAGAAGATGGCCGGCGACGACTATTCGTCCTCCGCGCCGCGCAAGGCGAAGCAGTTCTGGCCCTCCGCGAAGCGCCTGCTGGGGCTCCTCGCACCGTACAAAATGGCGCTGACGGCGGTGTTCATCATGAACGCCGCGTCGGTGTTCCTCGCCGTCTACGCCCCGCGGGTGATGGGACGCGCCATGGACGTGATCTTCTCCGGCGTGATGTCCAAGCAGATGCCGCCTGGCATGACCAAGGAACAGGCCGTCGAAGGGCTACGCGCGGCAGGTGAGGACCGGTTCGCCGACATGGCCGCCGCGATGGATCTGCGCCCCGGTTCCGGCATCGACTTCGACCGGCTGCGCGCCCTCATCGTGACGGTGCTCGTGCTGTACCTGGCGGCGTCGCTTTTGATGTGGGCCCAAGGCGCGATCTTGAACCGGCTGACGATGCGCACCGTGTTCAACCTGCGCGAGCGGGTGGAGGCGAAGATCAACCGGCTGCCGTTGTCGTACTTTGACACCCGGCAGCGCGGCGACGTGATGTCGCGCACCACCAACGACGTGGACAACGTGCAGCAGGCATTGCAGCAGTCGCTGTCGTCGCTGTTCAACGCGGTGCTCACGGTGGTCGGCATCATCGTGATGATGTTCGCCATCTCCTGGCAGCTCGCGTTGGTCGCCCTGGTGTCCATCCCGCTGACTGGGCTGGTCATGGGGCTAGTAGGCACGCGCTCGCAAAAGCAGTTCACCACCCAATGGAAGGCCACCGGCGACGTCAACGGGCACGTCGAGGAGTCGTTTTCCGGCCACGACGTCGCCGTCATCTTCGGACGCACCGACGAGCTGCGCCGCCAGTTCGACGAACGCAACGAGGAACTCGCCGGCGCGGCTCAAAAGGCGCAGTTTTTGGCCAACTCGATGCACCCGATCATGCAGTTCATCTCGTACCTGTCGTACGTGGCCATCGCGGTGCTCGGCGGCGTGAAGGTGGCCTCGGGCAAGTTGACGCTTGGCGGCGCCACCGCGTTCATCCAGTACTCCCGCCAGTTCAACCAACCGCTCGGGGAGATCGCCGGCATGATGCAGATGCTGCAATCCGGCGTGGCTTCGGCCGAGCGCGTTTTCGAGCTGCTCGACGCCGAAGAGGAACCCGCAGAATCCGCAACGGTGCAGTTTCACGATCGCGTGGACGGCCTCGTCGAGTTCCACGACGTGTCCTTTGATTACGCGACAGAGCGCAGCGACACTCCTCCCCTTATCCAGCACCTCAACCTGCGCGTCGAGCCGGGCCAAACGGCTGCGATCGTGGGGCCGACCGGTGCGGGTAAGACCACGCTGGTGAACCTCATCATGCGCTTCTACGACGTCGATTCGGGCTCCATCACCCTCGACGGCACCGACATCCGCGACGTCGCCCGCGAGGACCTGCGCGACCACATCGGCATGGTGCTCCAGGACGCGGTGCTGTTCAAGGGCACGATCATGGACAACATCCGCTACGGTCGCCTCGACGCCACCGACGAGGAGGTCATTGCGGCGGCGAAGGCCACGTATGTGGACCGGTTCGTGCGCACGCTGCCGGACGGCTACGACACCGAAGTGGACCAGGACGGCGGATCGGTGTCCGCAGGCGAGCGGCAGTTGATCACCATCGCGCGTGCCTTCTTGGCGGCGCCGTCGCTGCTTATTTTGGACGAGGCGACCTCCTCCGTTGACACCCGCACCGAGGTGCTGGTCCAGCAAGCAATGAACGCCCTTCGTTCGAACCGCACCTCGATCGTTATTGCGCACCGCTTGTCGACGATCCGCGGCGCCGACGTCATCCTCGTCATGGAAAACGGCACGATTGTGGAGCAGGGATCGCATGAGGAGCTCGTCGCAAAGCAAGGCGCGTATTGGACGTTGCACCAATCCCAGTTTGCTTAA